The genomic interval CCCGTGACGACGACGAGTTTGTCTCTAGGAATATCGAGATCGATATTTTTTAGGTTGTGGGTGCGTGCGCCTCTAACTTGAATAGTATCCACTGACAGCAGTTCTCATAACGTAGAAAACTCAACAGTATATCTATCCGCCTAGGCGATGTCAGGAACAAGGGGCCTTTCGGCCCCTTTTAATCAGTTTTGGGTTACGACCGCATTATTGCCGGCACCGCCAGACTGCATAATGGTGGCGTAATCGTAGGCGCCCGTTTGTTGAATCAAGGCTGTATTGCTCAAGCCCGCTTGGCCTAGGCCGGTTTGATCCACAAGTGCGGTATTGCCCATGCCGCCTTGATCAATCATGGCCTCGTTGTAATCGCCTGCCTGTACCGCTTGCGCGTAACCGGCTTCGCCATACTGGTCAATTTGCGCAACGTCCGCGGTGCCATTTTGATCCACGTAAGCGCTATTGAACTGCCCTTCCTGATTGACGATGGCCAAATGAATGCCGAGCGGCCCCTGCATAATGGTGGCGTCGTTAAACTCACCGGCTTGTGCAGTATAGGCTTCGCTGCCGAAAGAGCCTGATTGCGTGGTGCTCGCCGTGTTGCCAGTGCCGGTTTGGCTGATGTCTGCTATGGCGTAATCGGAGATGGCATTCTGATCAATGGTGGCCAAATGTGACGAGCCTTCTTGGCTAATGCTGGCGCTGGCAACCCAGGCATCATCTTGGTAAATCGCGGCGGATTGTGCGAAGCCTGTTTGGAAAATATAGGCATCGTCTAGCAGCGTATTGGTTTGCTGGATGTAGGCGTCTGAACCTTCGGTCTCGACCTGTTCGATCTCGGCATTGTTGACTTCAGCATTTTCTTGAACGATGGCGCTGGTTGAGGAAAAAGCGAAGGTTTGGGTGATGCTGGCCGTATTGCCCGCAGCGCTTATCTGATCTATGTCTGCGCTGCTATCGTCGGAAATAAGCTCCTGCACAATGTCGGCGCCATTGTCTTCGCCTTCTTGAGTAATAGTGGCGCTGGCAAACCAGCTATCTTCTTGGAAGATGGAGGCGCGGTTAGCCGTGCCGGTAGTGTCGATGGTTGCCGTCATCGCATTGGTGCTGTTGGCTTGCACAACTGATGCACCATTGCTATCGCCTGATTGAGTTACCGACGCGGTGGCGTCTTGGACATTTACCTGGTCAATGGTGACATCGTTTAAGTCACCGAATTGGGTGCTGTCTGCGATGTTGTTATCTGCAATGGCCTGTACCGATGCCAGAGAAATTGCAAGAGCCAAAGGGGTAAGTAGCTTTTTCATATCATCTTCCTCGTTGATGGGGTTACTGCAGTTGTCTGACGCTCACCTGCTGGTGATCGCCATATTGGGTTATCGTGCTGGCGTGATTGCTACCAGTTTGGTCAACAATGGCGGCATTGTAATTACCGCTTTGAATCACGAGTGCTTGGTTTTGATTGCCGTGTTGGCTGATATCAGCGTTGTTGCCATAGCCATTTTGTTGAACTGTGGCTTTGTTTAGCGAGCCGTTTTGTAGAATGTGGGCGATATTGTGATCGCCGTTCTGTTCGCTAAAGGCTGTATTTTGTGCGCCAATTTGCTCTGCGTTAACAACGTTAGCCAGCCCTACTTGGCTAATAATTAACTCGTTCTCGATGCCGGACTGGGACGCAATAATATTGTTGTCATTGCCAACCTGACTCGCTATTGCGAGATTGTTGAACGCGTAATTTTCAAGGTCGACATTAAAACTTTCGATGTCGATCGCTTTACCGTCAATGTCTGGTGAGGCTTGTACACTCGTGTTAATTAACATTGAAAGGCAAAGCGAAAGGGCGAGCGCGAGCAGCTTAGGTTCAACTATTTTTATTATTTTCCGAACGGTCGCTATTTTCATTCGACAATCCCTGTTAGCAAGCGGAATGTCATTGTGGTAGTAGTGTTGGCGCATCTCTATAGCGCGCTAGACTGAAAATAAAAGTATGTTTTTAATTTGCCCCCCTAAAATGATGAGTTAAAAATTAACCTATATTACAACCTTCGTATGATCAAATTTTAACTTTTGATTTCAGTTGAAATTATTCCTAATGAATGGCGGGTTCCTGCGACATATATTGCTGTAATGTCGAGTTATTCACCTCATTCATGTTCGCTAGCGCCCAAGAGTTATCTTCTATGCCTTGGGCAATTAAATGTATCAGTGCCGACTCTATGGCGGATAGTACACAGAGCTGGGCAGGCTCATTTGTTGTTGTTCCCGCTTCAATTTCCAGTAGGCGCTTGTATTCGACGAAGCGAAACACACCGGTGGTGATTTCTTGCGAAAGGATGGACTTGGTTGTTAGCACGCTGTGCAATATGCGGCCAGAGCGAATATCGATGGCGCGAATGTTTACAGTAACTTGGTCTGCACGGTATTGCTCCGAAGCGCCAATGCCGAAATAGCGTGCGCCTGCACCGCCAGTTTTGATGTTGGATTCGTAGGCCACAATACCACCTTCGATCAAAACATTTGCGGC from Simiduia curdlanivorans carries:
- a CDS encoding CsgG/HfaB family protein, which encodes MLNPIARLFFAANLFFLTGCQMAQNTSESLFGPGLTEATLTPRASTYRDLKSLPSPRGKIVATVYNFRDQTGQYKPIPASSFSTAVTQGATAMLINAMNESGWFIPLEREGLQNLLTERKIIRAALKKPDTPTNNDDELPSLLAANVLIEGGIVAYESNIKTGGAGARYFGIGASEQYRADQVTVNIRAIDIRSGRILHSVLTTKSILSQEITTGVFRFVEYKRLLEIEAGTTTNEPAQLCVLSAIESALIHLIAQGIEDNSWALANMNEVNNSTLQQYMSQEPAIH